The bacterium region GAGGGTTCGACTCCGGCAATTCCCCAGCTTAAAATCCGCCCGATCGGTTTCCAGCCTTTGGCTTTTGCATTTTCCATAGTAGTAACGATGACCGCAGCGGCCCCATCGCATATACCGCTCGCGTTGCCGGCAGAAATGGTTCCGTCTTTTTTGAAATACGGCGGGAGCGTACTTAAAGCCTCAACCGTTGTCTCCGGACGCGGATGCTCGTCGGTGTCAAATATTTTGACACCCTTGCGCGTTTTGATTTCAACCGGAGCGATTTCTTCTTTCAATCGGCCGCCGAGTATGGCGTCTTTGGCGCGCATCTGGCTCAGATAAGCGTAAAGATCACAATCCATTCTTGAAATCTTTAGCTTATCAGCAAGGTTTTCGGCTGTTTGTGCCATTGAAAAACCGCAGTAAGGATCGGTAAGCGCTTCCCAGAGTAGATCTTCGAATTTATACGGCTGACCGAGATTGGTACCGAAACGCGTTCCGCGTACTACGAACGGTGCCTGGCTCATACTTTCCGCGCCGCCGGCGAGAACGGTCGTCGATTCACCGATCAGAATTTGCCGGCACGCTTCAATGATAGCTTCAAATCCCGAACCGCATAGGCGATTGAGGGTAAGCGCCGGTACTGTGATAGGCAATCCGGCTTTCAAAGCGACGTGACGGGCGAGATAAATTGCGTCTGCACTTGTCTGCGACGCATTGCCGAAGACAGCGTGATCAATTTCGTCAGGTTTTACTCCGCTGCGGCGGATGGCTTCTT contains the following coding sequences:
- a CDS encoding acetyl-CoA C-acetyltransferase, with product MKLTKEIVIVNGARTAFGKFGGTLKDFTATDLGVFAAKEAIRRSGVKPDEIDHAVFGNASQTSADAIYLARHVALKAGLPITVPALTLNRLCGSGFEAIIEACRQILIGESTTVLAGGAESMSQAPFVVRGTRFGTNLGQPYKFEDLLWEALTDPYCGFSMAQTAENLADKLKISRMDCDLYAYLSQMRAKDAILGGRLKEEIAPVEIKTRKGVKIFDTDEHPRPETTVEALSTLPPYFKKDGTISAGNASGICDGAAAVIVTTMENAKAKGWKPIGRILSWGIAGVEPSIMGIGPVPSSQKALQDAGLKVSDIDIVEINEAFAPQYIAVEKELGLNREVTNVNGGAIALGHPLAASGTRLTLTALLELRRRSKKYGLASACIGGGQGAAIVVEAIK